From a single Nostoc edaphicum CCNP1411 genomic region:
- a CDS encoding transposase family protein — MPAGFKNKKSKTKASFTPFIDSFEITAQFQEYFTEIKDPRVERTRYHLLTEIITIAILAVIAGAEGLVVQFDSIGE, encoded by the coding sequence ATGCCAGCAGGATTTAAGAACAAGAAAAGTAAAACCAAAGCATCTTTTACACCCTTCATAGACAGCTTTGAGATTACCGCTCAGTTTCAGGAATACTTCACAGAAATAAAAGACCCCAGAGTAGAAAGGACGAGATATCATTTACTCACCGAGATCATCACCATAGCGATTTTGGCAGTAATAGCAGGTGCAGAAGGTTTGGTAGTGCAATTCGACAGCATTGGGGAATAG
- a CDS encoding thioredoxin domain-containing protein, whose protein sequence is MTNRLAEAKSLYLRKHAENPIDWWPWCDEALATARAQNKPIFLSIGYSSCHWCTVMEGEAFSDIAIADYMNTNYLPIKVDREERPDLDSIYMQALQMMSGQGGWPLNIFLSPEDLVPFYAGTYFPVDPRYGRPGFLQVLQALRRYYDTEKEDLQQRKALIIESLLTSAVLQDDTTAEFEDHELLRQGWETSTGVIAPSQSGNSFPMIPYTELALRGNRFNFESRYDGKQVCTQRGLDLALGGIYDHVAGGFHRYTVDPTWTVPHFEKMLYDNGQIVEYLASLWSTGVQEPAFERAVAGTVQWLKREMTAPEGYFYAAQDADSFTEPTAVEPEEGTFYVWSYSELQQLLTPEELTELEQQFTVTPNGNFEGRNVLQRRHTGQLSATLEAALKKLFTVRYGVSSESLETFPPARNNQEAKTTNWTGRIPSVTDTKMIVAWNSLMISGLARAGGVFRQPLYLELAARAANFILENQFVDGRFQRLNYQGEATVLAQSEDYALFIKALLDLQASNPEQKQWLESAIAIQDEFNEFLWSVELGGYYNTSSDSSQDLIVRERSYADNATPSANGIAIANLVRLTLLTDNLDYLDLAELGLKAFKSVMHRAPQACPSLFTALDWYRNSTLIRSTTEQINSLIPKFLPVAVFAITSDLPEGSVGLVCQGLKCLAPAESVEHLLQQVEKSQNRG, encoded by the coding sequence ATGACTAATCGCCTTGCTGAAGCTAAGAGCCTCTATCTCCGCAAACACGCCGAAAACCCCATTGATTGGTGGCCTTGGTGTGACGAAGCGCTTGCAACTGCAAGGGCGCAAAATAAACCGATTTTTCTCTCCATTGGCTACTCTAGTTGCCACTGGTGTACTGTCATGGAAGGCGAGGCTTTTTCTGATATTGCGATCGCTGACTACATGAATACCAATTATCTTCCCATCAAAGTAGACAGGGAAGAAAGACCTGACCTTGATAGCATCTATATGCAAGCTTTGCAGATGATGAGCGGTCAAGGGGGTTGGCCTTTAAATATTTTTCTTTCCCCAGAAGATTTAGTGCCGTTTTACGCTGGTACTTATTTCCCTGTAGACCCGCGTTATGGTCGTCCAGGATTTTTACAGGTGTTGCAAGCCCTTCGCCGTTATTACGATACAGAAAAAGAAGATTTACAGCAACGCAAAGCCTTAATTATTGAGTCTCTGCTCACGTCTGCGGTGTTGCAAGACGATACAACAGCGGAGTTTGAAGACCATGAATTACTCCGCCAAGGTTGGGAAACCAGTACGGGTGTAATTGCCCCTAGTCAATCCGGTAATAGTTTTCCGATGATTCCCTATACAGAATTAGCACTGCGGGGAAATCGATTTAATTTTGAATCTCGCTATGATGGCAAGCAAGTTTGTACCCAACGGGGACTAGACTTAGCGCTGGGAGGCATTTATGACCATGTAGCCGGTGGTTTTCATCGCTATACTGTTGACCCGACTTGGACAGTTCCCCACTTTGAAAAGATGCTCTACGACAATGGACAGATTGTCGAGTATTTAGCTTCTTTGTGGAGTACGGGAGTACAAGAGCCAGCTTTTGAGAGGGCGGTTGCTGGTACTGTACAATGGCTGAAGCGGGAAATGACCGCGCCTGAAGGTTACTTCTATGCTGCTCAAGATGCCGACAGCTTCACTGAACCCACGGCGGTAGAACCAGAAGAAGGAACTTTTTATGTCTGGAGTTACAGCGAACTACAACAACTATTAACGCCTGAAGAATTAACGGAATTAGAACAGCAGTTTACAGTGACGCCTAACGGTAACTTTGAAGGACGTAATGTTTTGCAAAGACGCCATACAGGTCAACTGAGTGCAACACTGGAAGCGGCACTGAAAAAGCTGTTTACAGTTCGTTATGGCGTTAGTTCTGAGTCACTAGAAACTTTTCCCCCAGCTCGTAACAACCAGGAAGCGAAAACCACTAACTGGACAGGTCGCATTCCCTCGGTGACAGATACGAAGATGATTGTCGCCTGGAATAGCTTGATGATTTCTGGGCTGGCTAGGGCTGGTGGAGTGTTCCGACAACCGTTGTATCTAGAATTAGCAGCACGAGCCGCGAATTTTATCTTGGAAAATCAGTTTGTAGATGGGCGTTTCCAGAGACTTAACTATCAAGGAGAAGCGACCGTTTTAGCTCAGTCTGAAGATTATGCTTTGTTTATTAAAGCTCTGCTAGATTTACAAGCTTCCAACCCTGAGCAGAAGCAATGGTTAGAAAGTGCGATCGCTATCCAAGATGAATTTAACGAATTTCTCTGGAGTGTAGAGTTAGGGGGTTATTATAACACATCAAGCGATTCTAGTCAAGATTTAATTGTCAGAGAGCGCAGTTACGCGGATAATGCTACACCATCAGCTAATGGAATTGCGATCGCTAATCTTGTCCGTCTCACCCTACTCACTGATAATCTAGATTATTTAGATTTAGCGGAACTTGGTTTGAAAGCTTTTAAGAGTGTAATGCATCGCGCTCCTCAAGCTTGTCCCAGCTTGTTTACAGCTTTGGATTGGTATCGTAACTCTACTTTGATTCGCAGCACCACTGAGCAAATAAACTCTTTGATCCCCAAGTTTCTGCCGGTGGCTGTGTTTGCCATCACATCTGATTTACCAGAGGGAAGCGTGGGGTTAGTTTGCCAAGGTTTGAAGTGTCTTGCACCAGCGGAAAGTGTAGAGCATTTATTGCAGCAAGTCGAGAAAAGTCAAAATAGGGGATGA
- the clpP gene encoding ATP-dependent Clp endopeptidase proteolytic subunit ClpP produces the protein MIPIVIEQSGRGERAFDIYSRLLRERIIFLGQQVDNNIANLIVAQLLYLDAEDPEKDIYMYINSPGGSVTAGMGIFDTMKHIRPDVCTICTGLAASMGAFLLSAGAKGKRMSLPHSRIMIHQPLGGAQGQATDIEIQAREILYHKKRLNDYLAEHTGQPIERIAEDTERDFFMSPEEARDYGLIDQVIDRHAAGSRPAVAAVN, from the coding sequence ATGATTCCTATCGTTATTGAACAATCGGGTCGAGGTGAACGCGCCTTTGACATCTACTCACGGCTGTTACGTGAGCGCATCATCTTTTTGGGACAACAGGTTGACAACAACATTGCTAACTTGATTGTTGCCCAACTGCTGTATTTGGATGCTGAAGACCCGGAGAAAGACATTTATATGTACATCAATTCTCCCGGTGGTTCGGTGACGGCTGGTATGGGCATTTTTGACACTATGAAACACATTCGCCCTGATGTCTGTACAATTTGTACCGGATTGGCGGCGAGTATGGGCGCTTTCCTCCTCAGTGCAGGTGCTAAGGGTAAACGAATGAGTCTACCCCATTCTCGGATTATGATTCATCAACCTTTAGGGGGTGCTCAAGGACAGGCGACTGATATTGAAATTCAGGCGCGGGAAATTCTCTACCACAAGAAGCGGCTAAACGACTATTTAGCTGAACATACAGGTCAACCAATTGAGCGGATTGCTGAAGATACTGAACGTGACTTTTTTATGTCGCCAGAAGAAGCCAGGGATTATGGCTTAATTGACCAAGTGATTGACCGTCACGCCGCTGGTAGCCGCCCAGCAGTTGCTGCTGTTAATTAA
- a CDS encoding ribonuclease R family protein, translating to MEFSIATLLANFTDDKLVARKVLEKKLGCEDEKSLQKLHIALDVLEKIGILVKERGKYRRISEDGIIEAKLRCSSKGFCFAIQDVEGAEDIYIRESHLSNAWNGDRVLVRVLKEGSRRRSPEGEVKLILERSNHTLLARIKQVETGFRAVPLDDRLLFELKIQPNEAKLEEAIDHLVHVEVLRYPLAQYPPLGRVVQILGSDAEAAADIDLVTCKHDLSRTFPDNVLEAATRLPKKLLKADLKNRLDLRNLFTLTIEGVNGDTKVIENAFSLEKNLAGNWLLGVHITDVSHYVQPDEALDREALKRGKSVYLGELVLPILPPLVAERCSLVPGSDRLTISFLITIDPQSGEVLEWEIQPSVINVETALTTEQAQAILTGEAQDKSSQVSQILQDLQALQIAVKQVRLNRGSLQLNLPPSQNAYYDEGILGAVVVNDLPVRSLLTELVLLVNQLFATHLNALGVPAIWRVQGTPDVEDVQEMLKLAVNLGVDLTLDAEVDIQPLDYQHLTTAFAESPSEQVLTYLLQDTLKPSAYSTTKGSHFGLALPQYVHFSAPLRRYPDLLMQRVYYTLLENGRDRRNTRVRERVNLRHSSSHEEINWNVLPPELQQELQSDLTRVIVQINDREKEVQEAEADLAGLQKAQLMKQRIGQVFQGVITGVQSYGFFVEIEVPAAEVESSSNPGVPLRVEGLVHVSSLKDDWYEYRARQQALFGRKNRASYRLGDRVAVQVKSVDYYRQQIDLVTVGSDGVAKGLTGNDSREELSDLYLPNDIDPDDLDPYSEDE from the coding sequence ATGGAATTTTCAATCGCTACACTCCTTGCCAATTTCACCGATGATAAATTGGTAGCTCGGAAGGTTTTAGAAAAGAAACTTGGCTGTGAAGATGAAAAAAGTTTACAAAAACTTCACATTGCCTTAGATGTTCTTGAAAAAATCGGTATTTTAGTGAAGGAACGGGGCAAGTACCGCCGTATATCAGAAGACGGAATCATTGAGGCAAAACTCCGTTGTTCTAGTAAAGGCTTTTGCTTTGCTATTCAAGATGTGGAAGGAGCTGAGGATATTTACATCCGCGAAAGTCATCTGAGTAATGCTTGGAATGGCGATCGCGTTTTGGTTAGAGTTCTCAAGGAAGGCAGTCGCCGTCGCTCTCCCGAAGGGGAGGTGAAGCTGATTCTCGAACGTTCTAACCACACTTTACTGGCACGAATTAAGCAGGTGGAAACTGGTTTCCGAGCTGTGCCTTTAGATGATCGATTGCTGTTTGAACTCAAGATTCAACCTAATGAGGCAAAGCTGGAAGAAGCGATCGATCACCTGGTTCATGTCGAAGTTTTGCGTTACCCGTTGGCACAATATCCTCCCCTTGGTCGAGTGGTGCAAATTCTCGGCAGCGATGCCGAAGCTGCTGCTGATATAGATTTAGTTACGTGCAAACACGACCTTTCCCGGACTTTTCCAGATAATGTCCTCGAAGCAGCTACCAGGTTGCCCAAAAAGCTGCTCAAAGCAGACCTAAAAAATCGGCTAGATTTGCGTAATTTGTTTACTCTCACCATTGAAGGGGTAAATGGCGATACCAAAGTTATAGAAAACGCTTTTAGTTTAGAAAAAAACTTAGCCGGAAATTGGCTGTTGGGCGTTCATATCACTGATGTTTCCCACTATGTCCAACCTGACGAAGCTCTAGATAGAGAAGCTCTCAAACGGGGTAAATCAGTGTATCTGGGAGAATTAGTGCTGCCAATTTTGCCACCACTGGTGGCAGAACGCTGTTCTTTAGTACCTGGGAGCGATCGCTTAACCATCTCTTTTTTAATTACCATTGATCCCCAATCGGGAGAAGTGCTGGAGTGGGAAATTCAGCCCAGCGTAATTAACGTAGAGACTGCACTGACTACAGAACAAGCTCAAGCAATTCTCACAGGTGAAGCTCAAGATAAATCATCACAGGTTTCCCAAATCCTGCAAGACCTCCAAGCCTTGCAAATAGCCGTCAAACAGGTACGGTTGAATCGTGGTAGCCTCCAGTTAAATCTGCCGCCTAGCCAAAACGCCTATTATGATGAGGGGATTTTAGGCGCTGTGGTGGTGAATGATTTACCAGTGCGATCGCTACTCACGGAGTTAGTGCTGCTAGTTAACCAACTGTTCGCAACTCACTTAAATGCCCTTGGTGTTCCCGCTATCTGGCGAGTCCAAGGTACACCCGATGTTGAAGATGTTCAGGAAATGCTGAAATTGGCAGTCAATTTAGGCGTTGACCTCACATTAGATGCAGAAGTCGATATCCAACCCTTAGATTATCAACATTTGACCACAGCTTTTGCCGAATCTCCTTCTGAGCAAGTTCTTACTTACTTATTACAAGATACACTTAAGCCGTCTGCGTACAGTACCACCAAAGGATCTCACTTTGGTCTAGCACTACCGCAATATGTCCACTTTAGCGCTCCCTTGCGGCGTTACCCAGATTTGCTGATGCAAAGAGTGTATTACACGCTACTCGAAAACGGACGCGATCGCCGCAATACCCGTGTCAGAGAACGCGTTAACCTGCGTCACTCCTCCAGCCACGAGGAAATTAACTGGAACGTTTTACCCCCAGAATTGCAACAAGAACTCCAAAGCGATTTAACTAGGGTAATTGTCCAAATCAACGACCGAGAAAAAGAAGTCCAAGAAGCTGAAGCTGATTTAGCTGGACTGCAAAAAGCCCAACTGATGAAGCAACGCATCGGTCAGGTATTTCAAGGCGTGATTACCGGGGTTCAATCCTACGGTTTCTTTGTGGAAATTGAAGTACCAGCCGCCGAGGTAGAATCCAGCAGTAATCCTGGTGTGCCTTTGAGGGTGGAAGGATTGGTACACGTCAGTTCTCTCAAAGATGATTGGTACGAATATCGCGCCAGACAACAGGCACTCTTTGGGCGCAAAAATCGCGCTTCTTATAGATTAGGCGATCGCGTTGCTGTGCAAGTTAAAAGTGTCGATTACTACCGTCAACAAATTGATTTGGTAACAGTCGGCAGCGATGGTGTCGCCAAAGGTTTGACTGGCAATGATTCTCGTGAGGAGCTTTCAGACCTCTACTTACCAAATGACATTGATCCTGATGACCTAGACCCTTACTCCGAGGATGAGTAA
- a CDS encoding flavin prenyltransferase UbiX: MSNNTKPLILGVSGASGLIYAVRAIKFLLEAEYRIELVASKSTYMVWQSEQEIRMPPEPTQQEQFWREQAGVELSGKLRCHPWSDVGAGIASGSFATLGMMIIPCSMSTVAKLAVGLSSDLLERAADVQLKEGRKLVIVPRETPFSLIHLRNLTSLAEVGVRIVPAIPAWYHNPQTIEDLVDFVVARALDQLDIDCIPIQRWEGRR, translated from the coding sequence GTGTCAAATAACACCAAGCCTTTAATTTTGGGCGTATCGGGCGCATCTGGTCTGATTTACGCTGTTCGCGCGATCAAATTTTTGCTAGAAGCGGAGTATCGTATTGAATTGGTTGCCTCTAAATCAACTTACATGGTTTGGCAGTCAGAACAGGAAATTCGGATGCCACCAGAGCCAACTCAACAAGAACAATTCTGGCGAGAGCAAGCTGGAGTTGAACTTTCGGGTAAACTCCGCTGCCATCCTTGGAGTGATGTCGGTGCCGGAATTGCCAGTGGTTCCTTTGCCACTCTGGGGATGATGATCATTCCATGCAGCATGAGTACAGTGGCAAAGCTAGCAGTTGGCTTGAGTTCCGATTTACTAGAACGGGCGGCGGATGTCCAACTCAAAGAAGGGCGAAAGCTGGTCATTGTCCCGCGTGAAACGCCTTTTAGCCTCATCCACCTGCGGAACTTAACCTCTTTAGCAGAAGTTGGAGTTAGAATTGTTCCCGCTATTCCTGCCTGGTATCATAATCCCCAAACCATCGAAGATTTAGTTGATTTTGTAGTTGCCCGTGCTTTAGATCAACTAGATATTGACTGCATCCCAATTCAGCGGTGGGAAGGTCGTCGCTAA
- a CDS encoding LapA family protein yields the protein MAVIRLILLVAVLGGLTLLLVQNFSPALSLVFLGVRTQPLPLAIWIFFSTATGAFTSVLIATLFKLSSYFAGGQRQTPNRVTATSTRAKATRREEPTSRPATPPPASKKEEASSDVFDDWETNGRDDEWNFDENSEEAPTPNPQAQQPREPKTYERQSEAKSSSQSGSVYSYSYREPKNTAAGKTESVYDADYRVIIPPYQPPTTNQADDDDWEFFEDDDDFEDDDKRPRR from the coding sequence ATGGCTGTAATTCGCTTAATTCTATTGGTGGCAGTACTGGGAGGACTAACACTGTTGTTAGTCCAAAATTTCTCACCTGCCCTATCGCTAGTATTTTTGGGCGTGCGAACTCAACCATTACCACTAGCGATATGGATTTTTTTCAGTACTGCCACTGGTGCTTTCACATCTGTATTGATTGCTACCTTGTTTAAATTATCTAGTTATTTTGCAGGAGGACAACGCCAAACTCCTAACAGAGTAACTGCAACTTCAACGCGTGCAAAGGCAACCCGGAGAGAAGAACCTACATCTCGTCCTGCCACTCCTCCACCAGCGAGTAAGAAAGAAGAGGCTAGCAGTGATGTATTTGATGATTGGGAGACAAATGGTAGAGATGATGAGTGGAACTTTGATGAAAATTCAGAGGAAGCGCCTACCCCCAATCCTCAAGCTCAACAGCCTAGAGAGCCTAAAACTTACGAACGTCAATCAGAAGCCAAAAGCAGTTCTCAGTCTGGTTCAGTTTATTCTTACAGCTACCGTGAACCAAAAAATACAGCTGCGGGAAAAACTGAATCTGTTTACGATGCTGATTACCGAGTAATCATCCCCCCTTATCAGCCACCGACTACCAATCAAGCCGATGATGATGATTGGGAATTTTTTGAGGATGATGATGATTTTGAGGATGATGATAAACGCCCCCGTCGGTGA
- a CDS encoding type II toxin-antitoxin system HicA family toxin, with translation MKKIRSKGSHHSFRDSQGRTITVPKIGGQKVKGVYVQQIVELLNLEEWIDEDTESEEQAD, from the coding sequence TTGAAGAAAATAAGGTCTAAAGGTAGCCATCATAGTTTTCGAGACTCCCAAGGTAGAACGATTACTGTACCCAAAATAGGGGGACAAAAAGTTAAAGGAGTTTATGTACAGCAAATAGTTGAACTATTAAATTTAGAAGAGTGGATTGATGAAGACACTGAATCAGAAGAACAAGCAGATTGA
- a CDS encoding toxin-antitoxin system HicB family antitoxin: protein MKTLNQKNKQIEKPSLEYYLKLQYPVTLYPDSQGGYVAQIKDLPGCLTQGETLKETMANINEARELWIETAYEASDDIPLPSSDNSYSGKFLVRIPKSLHRRLAETAEREGVSLNQYIVSLLSAVA, encoded by the coding sequence ATGAAGACACTGAATCAGAAGAACAAGCAGATTGAGAAGCCGTCCCTAGAATATTATTTAAAGCTTCAGTACCCTGTAACACTTTACCCCGATTCACAGGGAGGATATGTAGCTCAAATTAAAGATTTACCAGGATGTCTCACCCAAGGCGAAACTCTAAAAGAGACAATGGCAAACATTAATGAGGCGCGAGAATTATGGATTGAAACAGCTTACGAAGCTAGCGATGATATTCCTTTACCGAGTAGTGATAATAGCTATAGTGGTAAGTTTTTAGTGCGGATACCAAAATCTCTACATCGTCGTTTAGCTGAAACTGCTGAACGCGAAGGTGTAAGTCTAAATCAGTATATTGTGTCTTTGTTGAGTGCAGTAGCTTAA
- a CDS encoding shikimate kinase: protein MSSLLQGVNLYLIGMMGVGKTTVGRLLAKELGYGFVDTDHVIAQATGKSINQLFAQEGEAGFRQLESDVLSQVCAFTKLTIATGGGIVLRRENWGYLHHGLIVWLDAPVELIYSRLAEDTTRPLLEDVDPQGKLRSLLEQRTPLYSQADLHITEREGDTPEDIAKRILEGIPGILKKAVSH, encoded by the coding sequence GTGAGCAGCTTATTACAAGGAGTCAACCTGTACTTAATTGGGATGATGGGCGTTGGTAAGACGACAGTAGGGCGCTTACTGGCAAAGGAACTGGGTTATGGGTTTGTGGATACTGATCATGTCATTGCCCAAGCAACAGGTAAATCTATCAATCAGTTATTTGCCCAAGAAGGTGAAGCAGGATTTCGTCAGCTAGAAAGCGACGTACTTTCACAAGTCTGTGCTTTTACAAAGTTGACTATAGCAACTGGTGGGGGCATTGTACTGCGGCGAGAAAACTGGGGTTACTTGCACCACGGGTTGATAGTGTGGCTAGATGCGCCAGTGGAGCTAATTTACAGTCGTTTAGCTGAGGATACCACAAGACCGCTTTTAGAAGATGTTGATCCTCAAGGTAAATTGCGATCGCTCCTCGAACAACGAACACCACTTTACTCTCAAGCCGATTTGCACATCACTGAGCGAGAGGGGGATACACCTGAAGACATTGCCAAGCGAATACTTGAGGGAATTCCTGGCATCCTGAAAAAAGCTGTTTCTCATTAA
- a CDS encoding XisH family protein, translating to MSAKDIFHESVKKALQKEQWIITSDPLKFKFGEVNFQIDLGAEKIIAAEKGNEKIAIEIKSFLNPSAITDFYSALGQFLSYRLALAGYEPERVLYLAVPLDTYKTFFQLEFTKTAIKQYQVLLIVYEPENEVIVQWTN from the coding sequence GTGTCTGCAAAAGATATTTTTCATGAATCAGTTAAAAAAGCTTTGCAAAAAGAACAATGGATAATTACAAGCGATCCATTAAAATTCAAATTTGGGGAAGTCAACTTCCAAATTGATTTAGGTGCAGAGAAAATAATTGCCGCAGAAAAAGGAAATGAAAAAATAGCAATTGAAATCAAAAGTTTTTTAAACCCCTCTGCAATTACAGATTTTTATTCCGCCTTGGGACAATTCCTGAGTTACCGTCTAGCGTTAGCAGGATATGAACCAGAGCGAGTATTATACTTAGCAGTTCCATTGGATACGTACAAAACATTTTTTCAACTTGAATTTACTAAAACTGCGATAAAACAGTATCAGGTCTTGTTAATTGTTTATGAGCCGGAAAATGAGGTGATTGTACAGTGGACAAATTAG
- a CDS encoding XisI protein — MDKLAKYQELVKTLLTNYVSDDISDNDVEVQLILDTERNHYQWMNVGWQGFNRIYRCVMHFDIKDGKIWLQQNLTDRNPAEELVMMGVPREDIVLGLQAPYKRQYTDYGVA; from the coding sequence GTGGACAAATTAGCCAAATATCAAGAATTGGTGAAAACATTGTTGACAAACTATGTCAGTGATGACATCTCAGATAACGATGTCGAAGTCCAACTCATTTTAGACACAGAACGCAATCATTATCAATGGATGAATGTAGGTTGGCAAGGATTTAATCGTATTTATCGATGCGTGATGCATTTTGATATTAAAGATGGCAAAATCTGGCTACAACAGAATTTAACTGATCGCAATCCGGCAGAGGAATTAGTGATGATGGGAGTACCACGAGAGGATATTGTCTTGGGTTTGCAAGCTCCATATAAGCGTCAGTATACAGATTATGGCGTAGCGTAG
- a CDS encoding type II toxin-antitoxin system RelE/ParE family toxin, giving the protein MAQINWTNQALADLEAIGDFISRDAPSFAQVFVNRVFLSVERLENFPYSGRIVPEINQDNIREIIFGSYRIVYLVSNNLVNILTIFHSSREIKSSDLSSDLGD; this is encoded by the coding sequence ATGGCACAAATAAACTGGACAAATCAAGCTTTAGCTGATTTAGAAGCAATAGGTGACTTTATTTCACGAGATGCACCAAGTTTTGCTCAGGTATTTGTGAATAGAGTATTTTTATCTGTAGAACGTTTAGAAAACTTTCCATATTCAGGACGTATAGTACCAGAAATTAATCAAGATAATATTAGAGAGATTATCTTTGGTAGTTATCGCATTGTTTATTTAGTAAGTAACAATCTGGTAAATATTTTAACTATTTTCCATTCATCTAGAGAGATTAAATCTTCTGATTTATCTAGCGATCTTGGTGATTAA
- a CDS encoding element excision factor XisH family protein, with protein MAIALDCYYYLKDIYHNTVKFALQKDAWKIPHDPFPLQIGEKRLLEDLDVETETY; from the coding sequence TTGGCGATCGCACTTGATTGCTACTATTATCTGAAAGATATTTACCACAACACTGTAAAATTTGCCTTGCAGAAAGATGCTTGGAAAATTCCCCACGATCCCTTTCCATTGCAAATAGGTGAAAAGCGTCTATTGGAAGATTTGGATGTCGAAACAGAAACTTACTAA
- a CDS encoding Uma2 family endonuclease, with protein sequence MTTLLIQTESTPLTVNFPSLVQMTNEQFYEFCQANGDLRIERTANGEVIIMPPAFSDTGNRNFNIAAQLGNWTEQDGTGIGFDSSTGFTLPNGAMRSPDASWIELERWNALTDAQKASFAPICPSFVIELRSLSDRLIKLQDKMQEYIDNGASLGWLIDRQNRKVYIYRPTREVEILDNPEVISGNPELPGFILRMSKIW encoded by the coding sequence ATGACCACGCTGCTAATTCAAACTGAAAGCACACCCCTAACGGTAAATTTCCCCTCCCTTGTACAGATGACAAATGAGCAGTTCTACGAATTTTGCCAAGCCAATGGAGATTTGCGAATTGAGCGTACTGCTAATGGGGAAGTCATCATTATGCCACCAGCTTTTTCAGATACGGGCAACCGTAACTTTAACATTGCTGCACAGCTTGGGAATTGGACTGAACAAGATGGCACTGGCATAGGCTTTGACTCCAGTACAGGTTTTACGCTACCCAATGGAGCGATGCGTTCCCCTGATGCTTCTTGGATTGAACTGGAGCGCTGGAACGCCTTAACAGATGCACAAAAAGCTTCATTTGCACCAATTTGTCCAAGCTTTGTGATTGAGTTACGCTCCTTGAGTGATCGCCTGATAAAATTACAAGACAAAATGCAGGAGTACATCGATAACGGTGCATCACTAGGCTGGTTAATTGATCGGCAGAATCGAAAAGTCTACATTTACCGTCCGACTCGAGAAGTTGAAATTTTGGATAATCCCGAAGTAATTAGTGGCAATCCAGAATTACCAGGATTTATCCTACGGATGAGCAAAATTTGGTAA